The genomic region ttgaaaATATATATCCTGGAAAACCTAAATATGATGTTTGAACCTTCCAACAGAACGATATATTATCTCAATATATTATCTCAATAAAGGAGGGACATCCAGGTTGAATCAATATCACGTGTTAATACCTTTGATTTTAAACACAGGCAAATTGCATATGATGACATTTAAAGCAAGACCAAAACCTGCCTGCAAGCTCACTACCTATGCAAGACCTCAGGACCTGGTACATTGGGGCGCCATGGAATAATCACACCTGACTCGGACCAGTTACCAGACTTTGAAAATTCATCACATTTGATATCTTAAATCAATAATTTTATTGCACTAAGCTTTCCAATTATAGTCACTGAAAAGCACACAGCTGTAAGGAGGCAGATCTGTACCCTGAAACTTAGATAAGCCTCCTTCAGATTGTGATCAGGAATGCTGCCCAACTTTCTCCTCTAAGTCCAAGGGTCCTGAGGCCAATTCTGCAGCCTGAGCCTTGAGCGGGAATTAAGACCAGGTTGGTGATGGAATGTGAGAGCTTCCTGATGGGGATGGGTCAGTTAAACATCAATAAACTTAGTCATCATGGGGGAACTTtacccactctcctcactgagaAAGTGCTCTGGAAGATTTTAATCACCAAATGATTCTCAATTCATCGCACACAAAATGAGGTGCATGTATAATCACTGCTGCCATTTTGTTTGTGGTACCCTCGACCAGAGAGATACTTTATCACCTTCAGGCTCTCCACCCACCTTTATCCTGGAATGTGCAGAAATGGACAAACCATTTTCCTGCAGTTCTTTATTTCCGTCGAACATTACACATGTCAGTGATGCTTGTTACTTTGATCTCTCTTTTTGCTAAACTCAGTGAATGGATAAGAATGTGGCCGTGTAATGTTATCTACTCTcttcttgcacattctcctttaaAAACCAATCACTTCATTCATGAATATCCCTGTATTTGACTTTCTAGACCGATAAAGAGTTCAATGAACGCATGAATGGATTTctcccaatccaagctgacaattcGACTGAAGAAGTTGATGGAGATGAACTTGACGAAGATGTAGAAAGTGATGGAGGTGAAGATGAACTTGATGAAGATGTAGAAAGTGATGGAGGTGAAGATGAACTTGATGAAGATGTAGAAAGTGATGGAGGTGAAGATGAACTTGATGAAGATGTAGAAAGTGATGGAGGTGATGATGAACTTCACGGAGATGTTGAAAGTGATGGAGGTGATGATGAACTTGATGAAGATGAAGAAAGTGATGATGATCTGACACGCGTGTTTGTCGACTGGCGTGGAAGCGGCTACGTTACTGCAGTGAAGAATCAGGTAAAAATCAGACAGAATTATTTTAAACATtattgggtgggatattaaaagtcaacggctctccaaattttcccatcctgttcatgacaATACCTgccaaaaaatcccaccccaagtgtGAGGTTCTGATTGGCTTGGAGGAAGGTTTTGCTTTGGTTTTAGATTCTTTTGCCTCTCCTGCTTCCTCACTGCAGCTTTGCTGTGCATTGGTTATGGTTAGGCAAAAATCATGCTGTGAGTTGtctattttcagttaattttAGTAACTGAAAGAGACTATTAAAT from Mustelus asterias unplaced genomic scaffold, sMusAst1.hap1.1 HAP1_SCAFFOLD_2137, whole genome shotgun sequence harbors:
- the LOC144489321 gene encoding uncharacterized protein LOC144489321 gives rise to the protein MITRLSSMKLSLFLGCVLLSILVVASGHTFDSRLDGDWKIWKSQHEKQYTEEEETHRRSIWEDNVRYIEQHNLEYSMGKHTFTVGMNEFGDLTDKEFNERMNGFLPIQADNSTEEVDGDELDEDVESDGGEDELDEDVESDGGEDELDEDVESDGGEDELDEDVESDGGDDELHGDVESDGGDDELDEDEESDDDLTRVFVDWRGSGYVTAVKNQ